Genomic segment of Aphanothece sacrum FPU1:
AAGAAAAAACCTCGAAGCCGTCCCCATTACTGATGTTTATTTTACTGGAGCTATTTGTACTATACATGGGCTTAAACGTCCCATACCTTTAGTGGATTTAAACCTATCAATTTCCCGACGCTTATCAAACCGCTTGAGGTTGCGAATAAATTTCAAAGCAGGGAGAAATCCTAGGGTTTCCAGGGGAAAATTTGCTTAAAAGTTTGCTGTAATCTGGGTGAAACACCACACACAGAGGACTTTATGAGTACGTTACGAAATTTAGCACGCGGGGGCCAAAAATCAGATCGCTTTCAAGAATTTGATCGCTTACTACGACAAATATGATGAACGCCCCGACAAGGTAGGGCTCTGGAACTCCCAAACCCCCTCAAGTTGAATTATATGTACATTTGTTTGGACAAGATTTTAATGCAAAGGTATTTCACAAGGTTAAAGGGACAGAATCTACCTGGAATACGAATAAAGAAAAACTTGCAGGACGTACCAAGTTAGGAGAAGGTGCATTTCCTGCTGCCGACGATATCATTTTAATAGGTGGCCGCGCTCGTCCTGCTAAGGTCGTAATCACCACTGGCTTAACTTCTAAAGGTGTAAGAAAGACTTCAGATCGCACAAAATTACCTTACCTCAGTTATGGCGGTACTTCAGGTAGTATTCCCTTTGGCCGATTAAATGGCACAGACGAAGAACTGACCGCCTACAACGCCATTGTTAATAACTTTAAAACAGCAGGAAAAATCCCCGCCGGAACCCGTGTAAGTCGCATTAAGGAGAAAATCTAGCGATGAACAGAGAGACTCCTTTCTTAATATGGACACCTCCGATTGATGAAGATTGCAATCTAGATCAAGAACTAGAAAATTTGCATCAAGCGACTGAGTTATTAGATTATGCCCTTTATACCGGAGACGAGTTTGACTGCGTTTTGGATTGTCTCAATGATCAAGGTCAAGACCCTAACGCTTACCTCGATTATGTGGCTCAAAATCTTCAATTCTTAGGCATTTGTGATTAAAACGATCAGGTAATTATGACGTTAACTTTTCGTTTTGATAGTGGAGAAAATTGGGAATCTTTGGGGAGTTTTTCTTACTCCTCAAGGCCCATTCCTGGAAAAGAAGGTCAAACAGATCCTATCGGGTTTGTGACATTACCTTTAACTTTACAAAACCATAATATAGCGGTTCGTTGTTCTGGTTATCCTGTTTACTCCTTTTACAGATATTGGGCCATGACTTATTATCTGATTGAAGATTTAATCACTCTCGATGGTCAAGGAGAATATAACAGAGTTGAAGGTAAAAAGTCCTGGATAGGAGAGACAACTATTATGACTTTTCCCCAAATGGCTACTAATTACAAGATAGGGATCGAAGTTCCATTTTGGTACGATAACTTCTTAATTGAAGTTTACGAATATACGGGCCCTGTCTCCAGTTCACAAGATGAGAAATTAGACCTATTAATTCGGAGATTATTATGATGGAACCTCAAAAAAAATGGAAAGCAGAGCGTATTATTGATGATGTAGAACACTATGGGAGAAAGTTAAAAGCAGAAAGTCATATTGCTGATTTTAACTTATCTCTAAAACCTCAATCTAATCAGTCTAATGGCAATCTAGGTTTATTGTTAGGGTCTATGTTTTGTTTCCTTCTCTTTGGATTTATAGGCTTTACTGTCCTTTCTAATCATGAACAAAAAACATCGAACCCTATTTCCCCATCCCTTGATTCCTTACCGATTGCACCTTAGTTTTTTGGCTTTAACTGTTCTATTTTTCCTTATTCCTTTACCTCAAAGCAAAACCCAACCATCTATCAGGTATTTAATTAAAGATCATGCAATATATAAGCCTTATTCTAAATATCCTAAAATCTTGGTTTTTATTGCTGACAAAAACAATAAAGGTAAGGGAAAATTGATAAGTCTTGATACCAAAAACGGGTTAATTGACGCTGAGTTTAAAGCTGTTAGCGGTGTTGGGGGGAATGAGGGTCAATCTTCTGCTGGCCCCATTCCCTCGGTAGTTAGGGTTGACTTAAAACATTATAGCGTCAACACTAAACCGCTTTATCTAAGCATCAAAGGGATTGAGGGGAACTTCTACAAAATTAACCCACACTTGGTTAAAGTTGATGGCAATACTAGAGGTGACTTTGGTATTCATTTTGATGCTAATGTTCCAGGTACGGCTGGCTGTTTGGGAATTGTAGATAGTGCCAATTGGCAGCAATTTCAACGGTTAATGACTACCTATCAACGGGCCGGATTAAGGACAATTCCTTTAATTGTTGCTTATTTCTGAGGTGTTCCCTAAAAGGGCGATCGCCCCTTAACTGTTCCCTAACTTTCAAGCCTCTAACTGTGCGATCGCCTATTAATTGTTCCCTAAATTCCATCTGGGGATTCCTCCTACTAATTTAAACGCTAATTCACTACGGGGGTTTTGAGGATCTTCTAACAAGTGTATTCCCCAATAATAGAGAAGATCACTAAAGCGAATACAAACTTCTTCAGGATCAATACAGTCAAATTTTTTATCAGTTTGACTAATATCTTGATAAACATCTAAAAAGTTTTGTTTGAGTATTTTAAATCGTTTAACTCCAGGATCTCTAAAGTTATTGACTAAAATAAATAAATTAGCTGTTTGATTAATACTCCGAATTTCTTGGACGGTACTTTGAATAACTTTTCCATGTTTATTCATTCCCAAAGGATTTAAAGTGGTGGGAATAATACAATAGTTTAATCTTTTAATTAATTCTCGATCATTTCTTTCTAAAGCAGGGGAACAATCACAGATAACAATTTGACAATTTTGGACTGAATTTTCATCCCAAGTATCTTTATTAAACACCTCAATTGTGTTACCAACTCCTCCAGGATTAGGAACATAAACCCCATCCCATAGTAACTTATGTAAATTTTGCTCAGGATCTAAATCTAATAAAGCAATATCAAATCCTTGAAGGGCTAAAGCTCCTGCTAAATGAGCCGCGACGGTTGTTTTTCCTACTCCTCCTTTACAGGTAAAAACACCAAAATAAATTTTATCGGTTGGAGGCGTTACGCTACTACCACCACCACCCCCACCCACCCCGGAAGGTATCCATTCAATACCATTCTCTTGTGCCACTCCACAATAAATCCTAACATTTTCTCCCCAGGATCTAATAACAGCACAAGCAGGCCCACTAAACCCTTTAGTAGTAATAAAATAAGCACAATTGAAAGGTTTAGCTTCTGGAGATGCCAAAAAATCTACAAACTTTAAGAGTTGAGGAGCCGTTACATTACTCTTAAGCCATTTAACTTGAACTACTCCTAATGATTGATTTTTTTTGATCGTTAAATCATATCCCGGCTGATTGGTTTTAGCGGTTTCTACTTGCCAATTATTGTGAGTAAATAACTTAGCCACGTGCTGCTCAAAATGGACAAAATCAGCAATAAATTCAGCTTCCTTGATAGATGAGGGCATCACTGTATACTCTAAAGGTCTATACTTATAAGATTGCCCAAATTTTTAGCAAAATAACCACGTTGTAAAAAAAACTTAAATATAGCTAAGTAGTCGGACATAAATAAGTGTAGGCTGATGCACTGCCCATCAAAAGGCTAAAACGCTGATGTAGAAATTATTGTGGGAGTGCATCAGCCTACATGTTGTATTCGTTTAATTATGTCCGACCACTTATAAAGACAAAAAAATATTATACAATATATAATTAGCAAGATTAAGGTATGACAAATGGATATTCAATTGAAGAAGTGGGGGCATAGTATCGGATTTTGTATTCCTTCATATTGTTGATACTTTTACAGTGATTATCAGTTATAAATATTAGATAAAATTAAGCTAAAATATTTAAAATTGTGGGTTACGACGCGCCTTAAAATTCATTAGTTTTTCATCAAAATAATTGCCGCATCTAACCCACTCTACGATCTGTTTCGCAATAGAATGTATTAAAATAGAGCTATGACTCAGACAAACACCGTCTCAGCCAGTGACGCGATCGCCATCTTAATCGAATTAGCCCAACAAGGAGAAATTGATCCTTGGGATGTGCAAGTTATCGACGTAATTGACCGTTTTTTAGATGAATTAGGGGTAAAACAAGATAGAGATTTGGCCTATCAACAAACAAACTTACCCAAATCAGGACAAGCTTTTTTATGGGCCTCCATGTTAGTCCGTTTCAAAGCTGACACCCTAGAAGAAACCCAAACCTCTGACGAAACCCTGGAAATATTAGACCCAGAAGATATCACAGAGGAACTTGGTATAGGTTCAGGTCGCTTAAAATTAGAAGAACGTCTACGTCGTCGTAGTGCAGCTTCTCCCCCCCGTCAACGGCGAGTTACCTTACAAGAACTGATTGCCCATATTGAAGAAATTGCCGAAGAATTAGAGAAAGTTACCCCTTCTCGTCGCCGAAGCTCATCCTCACGCCCTCAATCTCATCGAGAAGCTATTGAAATCGTTACCCAACTAGCCCATCAAGAAAATTTAACAGAAATGGCCGAACAATTAGAAAGATTTTTTGAGAAATATTTATCACAATATCCCCAAAGTCAAAAGCAACTAGAATTAGAAGAATTACTAATTCAGTGGCATCAAGCTAAATCTCCCGAACCCTCACAAGTTAAGCATGATCGCGTCGGAGTCTTCTGGGCCTTATTACTTTTATCATCTCAATCAAAGGTAGAATTATCTCAAGAAGAATTTTATCAAGACCTTACAATTCAATTCCTGGAGTCTCCTTAATGAGATTACCGTCAAGATTAAGCTAGTCTAGATGCTAAACTAGCCATTGTCAACATAAACACTTGTGGCAGAAATAGAGGAAAGAATATTCATGAAAGCCATGATTCTGGCCGCTGGGAAGGGAACTCGTGTGCGTCCTATTACCCATACAATTCCTAAACCCCTGATCCCCATTCTCCAAAAACCTGTGATGGAGTTTCTCTTAGAACTCTTGCGACAACATGGTTTTGATCAGATCATGGTAAATGTCAGTCACTTAGCTGAAGAAATTGAAAGTTATTTCCGTGATGGACAACGGTTTGGTGTGCAAATTGCCTATTCTTTTGAAGGGCGTATTGTCGATGGAGACTTAGTCGGGGAAGCTTTGGGGTCAGCAGGAGGACTGCGACGAATTCAAGATTTTAATCCCTTTTTTGATGATACCTTTGTTGTGTTGTGCGGGGATGCTTTAATTGATTTAGATTTAACTAAGGCGGTTAAATGGCACAAAGAAAAAGGCGCGATCGCTACTATCATTACTAAATCAGTACCTAAAGACGTAGTGTCTAGTTATGGGGTGGTGGTCACAGATGATGAGGGAAGGATCAAAATATTTCAGGAAAAACCTTCCATTGAAGAAGCCTTAAGTACCAATATTAATACTGGAATTTATATCTTTGAACCCGAAATTATTGATTATATTCCACCGAATCAACAATATGATATTGGAGGAGAGTTATTCCCCCAATTAGTCGAAAAAGGGGCCCCCTTTTATGCGGTTAATATGGACTTTGAATGGGTAGATATTGGAAAAGTCCCAGATTATTGGCACGCTATTCGAGGGGTATTACAACGAGAGATTAAAAATGTTGAAATTCCCGGTATTGAAGTCAAACCAGGCATTTACACAGGGTTAAATGTGTCGGTTAATTGGGATAAAGTAAATATCACTGGACCAGTTTATATTGGTGGCATGACTCATATTGAAGACGGAGCCACTATAATTGGCCCAAGTATGATTGGCCCTAATTGTTGGATTTGTAAGGGTGCTACTGTGGAGAACAGTGTTATTTTTGAATATTCTCGTTTGGGACCTGGAGTGCGTCTAGTGGATAAATTAGTCTTTGGACGCTACTGTGTAGATAAAACGGGTGCTACCATTGACGTACAAGCGGCCGCCCTTGATTGGTTAATTACTGATTCTCGTCAAAGTCCCCCTCACGAACATAATAACCAACAACAGGTAATAGCTGATTTACTCAATCAATAAGCTTCGTTATAAATATTGTAGGGTGGGCAATGCCCACCTTACTCCTACTTACTGAGTCTGATTTAAACCTTTGGTTAACTTCTCAAGATTAATTCTCAATTTTTAGCATAAAATAGCCAGAATGTATGACAACATTTGTAAATTTATCGCTGAAACTTTTTCTAGAGACTTGGCACAATGGTTATTAGGACAACCTATAGAATTAACTGTCCTAGAACCTACGGAATTACAGGTTGCACCAATCAGGGCCGATAGCTTAATCTTTCTTCAGTCAGAAGACTTAATACTACATATTGAGTTTCAGACGGACCCTAAAGATGATATTCCCTTTAGAATGACTGATTATCGTCTGAGAATGCATCGTCGTTTTCCTAATAAACAAGTATATCAGGTGGTGATTTATTTGAGAAGAAGTGATTCTGAATTGGCTTTGGTCAGTAGCTTTAATCTGCCCCAATTGCGTCATGAATATAATATCATGCGACTTTGGGAAATTCCCACAGAACAGTTGTTAACATCATCAGGGTTACTACCATTTGCTGTTTTAAGTCAAACAGATAACCCGGTGAAGGTACTAGAACAAGTAGCAAAGAAAATTGAGGTAATTAGTGATCAAAATGAACAAAGTAATGTGTCTGCTACTACGGCGATTCTTGCGGGCTTAGTTTTGGATAAAATGATTATTAGACAATTATTGAGGGAAGATATCATGAAAGAATCTGTTATTTATCAAGAGATTCAGGCCATTAGTGAAGCTAAAGGACTCGAAAAGGGTATTGAAAAGGGCATCAAACAGGGAATTAAACAGGGAGAAGCTAACTTAGTTCTTCGGCTACTTCATCGACGAATTGGAGAAATACCTGATAATTTTAAGGAAAAAATCAGGGAATTATCCGTTGAACAATTAGAAAATCTGGGAGAAGCTTTGTTAGATTTTAATACTGAGTCTGACTTGAACCTTTGGTTAACTTCTCAGGATTAATTATCAATTTTTAGGATAAAATAGTCAGAATGTATGACAACATTTGTAAATTTATCGCTGAAACTTTTTCTAGAGACTTGGCACAATGGTTATTAGGACAACCTATAGAATTAACTGTCCTAGAACCTACGGAATTACAGGTTGCACCAATCAGGGCCGATAGCTTAATCTTTCTTCAGTCAGAAGACTTAATACTACATATTGAGTTTCAGACGGACCCTAAAGATGATATTCCCTTTAGAATGACTGATTATCGTCTGAGAATGCATCGTCGTTTTCCTAATAAACAAGTATATCAGGTGGTGATTTATTTGAGAAGAAGTGATTCTGAATTGGCTTTGGTCAGTAGCTTTAATCTGCCCCAATTGCGTCATGAATATAATATCATGCGACTTTGGGAAATTCCTACAGAACAGTTGTTAACATCATCCGGGTTGCTACCATTTGCTGTTTTAAGTCAAACAGATAACCCGGTGAAGGTACTAGAACAAGTAGCAAAAAGGATTGAGGTAATTAGTGATCAAAATGAACAAAGTAATGTGTCTGCTACTACGGCCATTCTTGCGGGCTTAGTTTTGGATAAAATGATTATTAGACAGTTATTGAGGGAAGATATCATGAAAGAATCTGTTATTTATCAAGAGATTCAGGCCATTAGTGAAGCTAAAGGACTGGAAAAGGGCATTGAAAAGGGTATTGAAAAGGGCATCAAACAGGGAATTAAACAGGGAGAAGCTAACTTAGTTCTTCGGCTACTTCATCGACGAATTGGAGAAATACCTGATAATTTTCGGGAAAAAATCAGGGAATTATCCGTTGAACAATTGGAAAATCTGGGAGAAGCTTTGTTAGATTTTAATACTGAGTCTGACTTGAACCTTTGGTTAACTTCTCAGGATTAATTATCAATTTTTAGGATAAAATAGTCAGAATGTATGACAACATTTGTAAATTTATCGCTGAAACTTTTTCTAGAGACTTGGCACAATGGTTATTAGGACAACCTATAGAATTAACTGTCCTAGAACCTACGGAATTACAAGTTGCACCAATCAGGGCCGATAGCTTAATCTTTCTTCAGTCAGAAGACTTAATACTACATATTGAGTTTCAGACGGACCCTAAAGACGATATTCCCTTTAGAATGACTGATTATCGTCTGAGAATGCATCGTCGTTTTCCTAATAAACAAGTATATCAGGTGGTGATTTATTTGAGAAGAAGTGATTCTGAATTGGCTTTGGTCAGTAGCTTTAATCTGCCCCAATTGCGTCATGAATATAATATCATGCGACTTTGGGAAATTCCTACAGAACAGTTGTTAACATCATCCGGGTTGCTACCATTTGCTGTTTTAAGTCAAACAGATAACCCGGTGAAGGTACTAGAACAAGTAGCAAAAAGGATTGAGGTAATTAGTGATCAAAATGAACAAAGTAATGTGTCTGCTACTACGGCCATTCTTGCGGGCTTAGTTTTGGATAAAATGATTATTAGACAGTTATTGAGGGAAGATATCATGAAAGAATCTGTTATTTATCAAGAGATTCAGGCCATTAGTGAAGCTAAAGGACTGGAAAAGGGCATTGAAAAGGGTATTGAAAAGGGCATCAAACAGGGAATTAAACAGGGAGAAGCTAACTTAGTTCTTCGGCTACTTCATCGACGAATTGGAGAAATACCTGATAATTTTCGGGAAAAAATCAGGGAATTATCCGTTGAACAATTGGAAAATCTGGGAGAAGCTTTGTTAGATTTTAATACTGAGTCTGACTTGAACCTTTGGTTAACTTCTCAGGATTAATTATCAATTTTTAGGATAAAATAGTCAGAATGTATGACAACATTTGTAAATTTATCGCTGAAACTTTTTCTAGAGACTTGGCACAATGGTTATTAGGACAACCTATAGAATTAACTGTCCTAGAACCTACGGAATTACAAGTTGCACCAATCAGGGCCGATAGCTTAATCTTTCTTCAGTCAGAAGACTTAATACTACATATTGAGTTTCAGACGGACCCTAAAGACGATATTCCCTTTAGAATGACTGATTATCGTCTGAGAATGCATCGTCGTTTTCCTAATAAACAAGTATATCAGGTGGTGATTTATTTGAGAAGAAGTGATTCTGAATTGGCTTTGGTCAGTAGCTTTAATCTGCCCCAATTGCGTCATGAATATAATATCATGCGACTTTGGGAAATTCCTACAGAACAGTTGTTAACATCATCCGGGTTGCTACCATTTGCTGTTTTAAGTCAAACAGATAACCCGGTGAAGGTACTAGAACAAGTAGCAAAAAGGATTGAGGTAATTAGTGATCAAAATGAACAAAGTAATGTGTCTGCTACTACGGCCATTCTTGCGGGCTTAGTTTTGGATAAAATGATTATTAGACAGTTATTGAGGGAAGATATCATGAAAGAATCTGTTATTTATCAAGAGATTCAGGCCATTAGTGAAGCTAAAGGACTGGAAAAGGGCATTGAAAAGGGTATTGAAAAGGGCATCAAACAGGGAATTAAACAGGGAGAAGCTAACTTAGTTCTTCGGCTACTTCATCGACGAATTGGAGAAATACCTGATAATTTTCGGGAAAAAATCAGGGAATTATCCGTTGAACAATTGGAAAATCTGGGAGAAGCTTTGTTAGATTTTAATACTGAGTCTGATTTGAACCTTTGGTTAACTTCTCAGGATTAATTCTCAATTTTTAGCATAAAATAATTAAGCTGTACTAAAATAAGTAGTAAAGAAAATTGAGGAAATTAGTGATCAAAATGAACAAAGTAATGTGTCTGCTACTACGGCGATTCTTGCGGGCTTAGTTTTGGATAAAATGATTATTAGACAATTATTGAGGGAAGACATCATGAAAGAATCTGTTATTTATCAAGAGATTCAGGCCATTAGTGAAGCTAAGGGACTCGAAAAGGGCATTGAAAAGGGTATTAAACAGGGAGAAGCTAACTTAGTTCTTCGACAACTTCATCGAAGAATTGAAGAAATACCTGATAATTTTCGGGAAAAAATCAGGGAATTATCCGTTGAAGAATTGGAAAATCTAGGAGAAGCTTTGTTAGATTTTAATACTAAGGCTGATTTGAACCTTTGGTTAACTTCTCAGGGTTAAGTTAATCTCAATTTTTAGTCTAATATACTATCTTATTTGAGAAATATTGAGGGTGCAAACCTTGCGCCCCTACCCAAATTATTGTTATGGTTCGACATAAATTGCATTAGTATTCAAGTCAAAATTATTGTTATTAATACCTTCGAGAATACCAATTAATTCATTTTCTCCAGAAGTTTTAACATAAATTCCTAATCCTTTTTGGGTTGAATCTAAAACATAATCACTGGCTTTTCCATAAAGTTGTAATTTATCTTCTTTGACATCAAAGTTTTTAATCTGTGCATAGTCATTTATTCCTTTAATTGGATCATTGTTTTTGTAAAAAATACTCTGTTGATCTCCTAATTTAAAAGTATTTGATCCTGTACTTCCGATTAAGGTATCAATTCTTCCATTTCCTAAAGAAAGGGGATTTGTTTGAGTTATTCCTGTAAGTGGATCAATTTGAAGATATTGGCGTTCATAGAATTGTTGGAAAGTTCCAGAGCCATTTTTGACATAATCGAGATACATTGCTATTGCATCTGAATGATTAATCCCTCCCCCATTAGAATTATCATAGTATTTATTCTGTCCTGCTGTTGCATAATAATCACTCGTATTTAAAAGTTCTAAACCGTTGGAAGTCAAGCGATAACCTTGCCCTTGAGTTCCTGCTACTTTTTCATAATCATTGAGGTTAAATTGGTCTTTTAACCAATCCTTTTCAGAAGGATATTTTGCTTGTAGATATTTGATAATATCTTGTTGCTCTTTTGTAGAAAATTTATCTAGATCCTGATAAATTGTTGTCAATAAAGATTTATTGTCAAGGTTATTATTAATTTGTTGCCCTTCGTTAACATCAATTAAAATCTTTGATCCACTATTGCTAATATAGTAAATACCGCCATTTTTATTAACTTGAATATCCGCAGGATTAATATTCAAGTTTTTTGCTAATTCAGCTATTTTGGGATCATAAAAATTCTTATATACCCAATTTTTTAAATCATCTTGCCAAATTCCAAAAACATCTTTAACACTAGATAACCAAGCATTTAAACCACCTTGTTGATTTGCACCATATAAAACGCCAACAGTACTATTAATATTTTTGAGTGTGTTGACATTTAAAGTGGCATCCTCGCCAATAACTTTGTTAAGTTCTTTATCCCAAAGAGTCAAGGTTTCTTGAATACCTTTTAACCATCCTTTTACACTGGGATCTTCATAAATATCTTTTCCTATTTCGACCGTTTTGCCAATCTTTTCTAAGTCATCAAAACTAAGTCCCAGTTTACCTTTAATATAGGTTTCTAATTGATTTTTATATTCTTCAAATTTATCAGCTAATTTTTCAAAAGTATTTTCTATTGTTGTAAAAATACCAGTATCTTTATTATCAGTATTTTCAGTGGGAGGATTAGATGAACCTGAATTGTCATTATTGTTAGAATTTTCTTCTGGTTGTTTTTTAAAGTTTTCTTTAATCCCTTTGGCGACTTTACCAATAGATTTAAAGGCATCTATCCATTTTTCATCTTCAATTGCTTTAACTGTTTTATAGGCATCTACTGAAATCTCTCCTGCTGTAACAATTACTTTTAACGTCAACCAATCATGACTTATTTTATTACCTGTTAATTCAGTAGCAAAGTTAGTTCCAATTGTTCCAGCAACTTGAGTAATGGATTCAAAACTAGATAATAAATTGCCTGTTTTTATTCCTTCTATTGCTTGATAAGTTGCAACTGAAACCTGTCCGGCTGTAATTAAGGCTTTTTCAAAGTTAGAAAAATTAACTGATTTATCTAAGGTTTCGCCTATGTTTACCCCGTCAATAGCAACAACATTCGCAACCCCTTGAATAGCTGATAAAAAGGCTAATGTTCCATTTCCTGAGTCAATAGCTTTATAGGTATTATAAGCACCTTGAGCGGCTGCTTGAAAGGTTTGTAGAGATTTAAGAGTAGGTTCTAATGTTTGACGAAGTA
This window contains:
- a CDS encoding nucleotide-binding protein; translated protein: MPSSIKEAEFIADFVHFEQHVAKLFTHNNWQVETAKTNQPGYDLTIKKNQSLGVVQVKWLKSNVTAPQLLKFVDFLASPEAKPFNCAYFITTKGFSGPACAVIRSWGENVRIYCGVAQENGIEWIPSGVGGGGGGSSVTPPTDKIYFGVFTCKGGVGKTTVAAHLAGALALQGFDIALLDLDPEQNLHKLLWDGVYVPNPGGVGNTIEVFNKDTWDENSVQNCQIVICDCSPALERNDRELIKRLNYCIIPTTLNPLGMNKHGKVIQSTVQEIRSINQTANLFILVNNFRDPGVKRFKILKQNFLDVYQDISQTDKKFDCIDPEEVCIRFSDLLYYWGIHLLEDPQNPRSELAFKLVGGIPRWNLGNN
- a CDS encoding segregation/condensation protein A — its product is MTQTNTVSASDAIAILIELAQQGEIDPWDVQVIDVIDRFLDELGVKQDRDLAYQQTNLPKSGQAFLWASMLVRFKADTLEETQTSDETLEILDPEDITEELGIGSGRLKLEERLRRRSAASPPRQRRVTLQELIAHIEEIAEELEKVTPSRRRSSSSRPQSHREAIEIVTQLAHQENLTEMAEQLERFFEKYLSQYPQSQKQLELEELLIQWHQAKSPEPSQVKHDRVGVFWALLLLSSQSKVELSQEEFYQDLTIQFLESP
- a CDS encoding sugar phosphate nucleotidyltransferase, translating into MKAMILAAGKGTRVRPITHTIPKPLIPILQKPVMEFLLELLRQHGFDQIMVNVSHLAEEIESYFRDGQRFGVQIAYSFEGRIVDGDLVGEALGSAGGLRRIQDFNPFFDDTFVVLCGDALIDLDLTKAVKWHKEKGAIATIITKSVPKDVVSSYGVVVTDDEGRIKIFQEKPSIEEALSTNINTGIYIFEPEIIDYIPPNQQYDIGGELFPQLVEKGAPFYAVNMDFEWVDIGKVPDYWHAIRGVLQREIKNVEIPGIEVKPGIYTGLNVSVNWDKVNITGPVYIGGMTHIEDGATIIGPSMIGPNCWICKGATVENSVIFEYSRLGPGVRLVDKLVFGRYCVDKTGATIDVQAAALDWLITDSRQSPPHEHNNQQQVIADLLNQ
- a CDS encoding Rpn family recombination-promoting nuclease/putative transposase, with the translated sequence MYDNICKFIAETFSRDLAQWLLGQPIELTVLEPTELQVAPIRADSLIFLQSEDLILHIEFQTDPKDDIPFRMTDYRLRMHRRFPNKQVYQVVIYLRRSDSELALVSSFNLPQLRHEYNIMRLWEIPTEQLLTSSGLLPFAVLSQTDNPVKVLEQVAKKIEVISDQNEQSNVSATTAILAGLVLDKMIIRQLLREDIMKESVIYQEIQAISEAKGLEKGIEKGIKQGIKQGEANLVLRLLHRRIGEIPDNFKEKIRELSVEQLENLGEALLDFNTESDLNLWLTSQD
- a CDS encoding Rpn family recombination-promoting nuclease/putative transposase, with the translated sequence MYDNICKFIAETFSRDLAQWLLGQPIELTVLEPTELQVAPIRADSLIFLQSEDLILHIEFQTDPKDDIPFRMTDYRLRMHRRFPNKQVYQVVIYLRRSDSELALVSSFNLPQLRHEYNIMRLWEIPTEQLLTSSGLLPFAVLSQTDNPVKVLEQVAKRIEVISDQNEQSNVSATTAILAGLVLDKMIIRQLLREDIMKESVIYQEIQAISEAKGLEKGIEKGIEKGIKQGIKQGEANLVLRLLHRRIGEIPDNFREKIRELSVEQLENLGEALLDFNTESDLNLWLTSQD
- a CDS encoding Rpn family recombination-promoting nuclease/putative transposase, with the translated sequence MYDNICKFIAETFSRDLAQWLLGQPIELTVLEPTELQVAPIRADSLIFLQSEDLILHIEFQTDPKDDIPFRMTDYRLRMHRRFPNKQVYQVVIYLRRSDSELALVSSFNLPQLRHEYNIMRLWEIPTEQLLTSSGLLPFAVLSQTDNPVKVLEQVAKRIEVISDQNEQSNVSATTAILAGLVLDKMIIRQLLREDIMKESVIYQEIQAISEAKGLEKGIEKGIEKGIKQGIKQGEANLVLRLLHRRIGEIPDNFREKIRELSVEQLENLGEALLDFNTESDLNLWLTSQD
- a CDS encoding Rpn family recombination-promoting nuclease/putative transposase, with the translated sequence MYDNICKFIAETFSRDLAQWLLGQPIELTVLEPTELQVAPIRADSLIFLQSEDLILHIEFQTDPKDDIPFRMTDYRLRMHRRFPNKQVYQVVIYLRRSDSELALVSSFNLPQLRHEYNIMRLWEIPTEQLLTSSGLLPFAVLSQTDNPVKVLEQVAKRIEVISDQNEQSNVSATTAILAGLVLDKMIIRQLLREDIMKESVIYQEIQAISEAKGLEKGIEKGIEKGIKQGIKQGEANLVLRLLHRRIGEIPDNFREKIRELSVEQLENLGEALLDFNTESDLNLWLTSQD
- a CDS encoding DUF4351 domain-containing protein translates to MKESVIYQEIQAISEAKGLEKGIEKGIKQGEANLVLRQLHRRIEEIPDNFREKIRELSVEELENLGEALLDFNTKADLNLWLTSQG